A window from Microbacterium ginsengiterrae encodes these proteins:
- a CDS encoding arsenate reductase ArsC gives MPEIPTVLFVCVHNAGRSQMAAGYLRALGEDRVRVLSAGSEPADTLNPVAVAVMAEEGIDITASTPRPLTGELARQADVVITMGCGDACPVFPGKRYEDWELADPAGQEIDTVRAIRDDIKDRIAALLDELR, from the coding sequence ATGCCCGAGATCCCCACCGTCCTGTTCGTCTGCGTTCACAACGCCGGCCGTTCGCAGATGGCCGCGGGGTACCTCAGAGCGCTGGGGGAGGATCGCGTCCGCGTCCTCTCGGCGGGCAGCGAGCCCGCGGACACTCTCAACCCCGTCGCTGTCGCAGTCATGGCGGAGGAGGGAATCGACATCACGGCGAGCACGCCCCGGCCGCTGACCGGCGAGCTCGCCCGCCAGGCCGATGTCGTCATCACGATGGGCTGCGGCGACGCATGCCCTGTCTTCCCCGGCAAGCGCTACGAGGACTGGGAACTCGCGGACCCTGCAGGTCAGGAGATCGACACCGTCCGCGCGATCCGAGACGACATCAAAGACCGGATCGCCGCCCTGCTGGACGAGTTGCGATGA
- the rdgB gene encoding RdgB/HAM1 family non-canonical purine NTP pyrophosphatase yields the protein MRRPEGAAAEGTRVRVVLATHNPHKVAEFQQIVAMTRPDLEVVGYDGPEPVEDGVTFAENALIKARAAARYTGLAAFADDSGICVDVLGGAPGIFSAYWAGQKKDAAANLELLLDQLADIADPHRTAQFVSTIALVTPGGEEHTVAGVWPGRLARTRAGENGFGYDPIFIPDGQPAGAERTAAEFSGEEKQSQSHRARAFQAFIPLLKTL from the coding sequence ATGCGCCGACCTGAAGGAGCTGCAGCTGAAGGCACTCGCGTGAGAGTCGTCCTCGCCACGCACAACCCGCACAAGGTCGCGGAATTCCAGCAGATCGTCGCCATGACGCGGCCCGATCTGGAGGTCGTCGGCTATGACGGTCCTGAGCCGGTGGAGGACGGCGTGACGTTCGCGGAGAACGCGCTCATCAAGGCGCGTGCCGCGGCCCGGTACACCGGCCTCGCAGCCTTCGCTGACGACTCCGGAATCTGCGTCGACGTGCTCGGCGGCGCACCCGGCATCTTCTCGGCATACTGGGCGGGCCAGAAGAAGGATGCGGCCGCGAACCTCGAGCTGCTGCTCGATCAGCTCGCCGACATCGCCGATCCGCACCGCACGGCCCAGTTCGTCTCGACGATCGCGCTGGTCACTCCTGGCGGCGAGGAGCACACGGTCGCCGGTGTATGGCCGGGGCGGCTCGCCCGGACCCGCGCGGGGGAGAACGGTTTCGGTTACGACCCGATCTTCATCCCGGACGGACAACCGGCGGGGGCCGAGCGCACGGCGGCCGAGTTCTCCGGCGAGGAGAAGCAGTCCCAGTCGCACAGGGCGCGCGCCTTCCAGGCGTTCATCCCGCTGCTCAAGACGCTCTGA
- a CDS encoding ATP-binding cassette domain-containing protein, which translates to MTAPVDDHLEEPAGDTSDAPAREKAATTRTSAVKTVAGRAKTSTAGRAKPASGGAKTAAKAAAVKAEQTKAGAAKKTTARAAAAKTAAVKAAAAHNTEAKSSTKAATAKKTAAKTSAAKAAAPKNAAAKASAAKAAAPKKAAAPKNAAAKTAAAKTAAAKAAAAKGAAAKAAAAKGAATKAAKAAAAKAAKEDAARVEAERPRVEVSGGEDERRLVAADDAAPASDAVTAPVEAEPVAETDPTVEAASVFEQEPVAAVEPEPEPEPIVEPQPLAEPQPVVEPEPMSEPTPEPAAVTDTAAAAVVTDLQASTASDAIVVRGLVKEFGDQRAVNGIDLTVSAGSFYGIVGPNGAGKTTTLSILAGLLRADAGEIEICGIDQAKDPLEAKRVMGVLPDRLRTFDRLTGRQLLHYYGLLRGLPSRVIEKRSADLMRAFDLSESMGRVVSDYSAGMTKKIMLAGAMIHSPRVLVLDEPFESVDPVSSAVILDILRAYVAHGGTVILSSHGMDLIERVCSRVAIIVGGDVLAEGTVEEVRAGQTLESRFVELSGTAGEVEGLEWLHTFSD; encoded by the coding sequence GTGACTGCTCCAGTGGATGACCACCTCGAAGAGCCGGCCGGCGACACCTCCGACGCCCCGGCGAGGGAGAAGGCGGCCACGACGCGAACGTCGGCCGTGAAGACGGTGGCGGGGCGCGCGAAGACTTCGACCGCCGGCCGCGCCAAGCCCGCATCCGGAGGCGCGAAGACGGCCGCGAAGGCCGCCGCGGTGAAGGCCGAACAGACCAAGGCCGGTGCCGCGAAGAAGACCACGGCCAGGGCGGCGGCGGCGAAGACGGCCGCGGTCAAGGCGGCGGCCGCGCACAACACCGAGGCGAAGAGCTCGACCAAGGCGGCGACGGCGAAGAAGACCGCCGCCAAGACGAGCGCCGCGAAGGCTGCGGCGCCGAAGAACGCTGCCGCCAAGGCGAGCGCCGCGAAGGCTGCGGCGCCGAAGAAGGCTGCGGCCCCGAAGAACGCTGCCGCCAAGACTGCTGCTGCCAAGACTGCTGCTGCCAAGGCCGCCGCCGCCAAGGGAGCTGCTGCCAAGGCCGCCGCCGCCAAGGGAGCAGCGACCAAGGCCGCGAAGGCTGCCGCCGCGAAGGCGGCGAAGGAGGACGCGGCTCGCGTTGAAGCGGAGCGCCCTCGTGTCGAGGTGTCCGGGGGAGAGGACGAGCGGCGGCTTGTCGCGGCCGACGACGCGGCGCCCGCCTCCGATGCGGTGACGGCCCCCGTCGAAGCGGAGCCGGTGGCCGAGACCGATCCGACTGTCGAGGCTGCATCGGTCTTCGAACAGGAACCAGTTGCCGCGGTCGAGCCTGAGCCTGAGCCTGAGCCGATCGTCGAGCCGCAGCCGCTCGCGGAGCCGCAGCCGGTGGTCGAGCCGGAGCCGATGTCCGAGCCCACGCCGGAGCCCGCCGCCGTGACCGACACCGCCGCGGCGGCCGTCGTCACCGATCTTCAGGCATCCACGGCCTCCGATGCGATCGTCGTCCGTGGCCTCGTCAAGGAGTTCGGCGACCAGCGGGCCGTCAATGGCATCGATCTGACCGTTTCGGCCGGATCGTTCTACGGCATCGTCGGACCCAACGGCGCAGGCAAGACGACGACGCTGTCGATCCTCGCCGGTCTTCTGCGCGCAGATGCGGGCGAGATCGAGATCTGCGGCATCGACCAGGCGAAGGATCCTCTTGAGGCCAAGCGGGTCATGGGTGTCCTGCCGGATCGTCTGCGCACGTTCGACCGGCTCACCGGACGTCAGCTCCTGCACTATTACGGACTCCTGCGCGGGCTCCCTTCCCGCGTCATCGAGAAGCGCTCTGCCGACCTGATGCGCGCCTTCGATCTCTCCGAGTCCATGGGACGCGTCGTCTCCGACTACTCCGCCGGCATGACGAAGAAGATCATGCTCGCCGGGGCGATGATCCACTCGCCGCGCGTGCTCGTGCTCGACGAGCCGTTCGAGTCGGTCGACCCGGTCTCCTCGGCCGTCATCCTCGACATCCTGCGCGCGTACGTCGCCCACGGCGGCACCGTGATCCTGTCCAGCCACGGCATGGACCTCATCGAACGCGTGTGCTCCAGGGTGGCGATCATCGTCGGCGGTGATGTCCTCGCGGAGGGCACCGTCGAAGAGGTGCGCGCGGGGCAGACCCTCGAGTCGCGGTTCGTCGAGCTGTCCGGCACGGCCGGCGAGGTGGAGGGCCTGGAGTGGTTGCACACGTTCTCCGACTGA
- a CDS encoding nicotinate phosphoribosyltransferase produces MTSSTALLTDRYELTMLGAALRDGTAARPSVFELFARRLSGGRRFGVVAGTGRLLSLLRDFRFGEDELRFLRDNHVVDAGTLTYLEDYRFTGSIHGYREGELYFPGSPILTVEGSFADAVVLETLALSVMNHDSAVATAASRMSIAAGERPLSEMGSRRAAEMSAVAAARAAYIAGFSATSNLEAGRRWDIPTMGTAAHSWTLLHDTEEEAFRAQIDSLGTDTTLLVDTYDIREGVNTAIRVAGTELGGVRLDSGDLPTVAAAVRTQLDELGATGTRITVTSDLDEYAIAALAASPVDYYGVGTSVVTGSGYPTAGMVYKLVARQDADGGWVAVAKASTDKGSKGGRKAAFRVLRDGVATSETVVVSDGFEALGSAAEHPDSRPLQVTLVDEGDIDASFEGAAGTAAARAHHLQVREELPVRALALSKSDPAIPTVFLDRD; encoded by the coding sequence ATGACCTCGTCGACGGCGCTGCTCACCGACCGCTACGAACTCACGATGCTCGGCGCCGCACTGCGTGACGGCACCGCCGCCCGTCCGAGCGTCTTCGAACTGTTCGCGCGCCGCCTGTCCGGAGGGCGCCGGTTCGGCGTCGTCGCCGGGACGGGCCGCCTTCTCTCGCTCCTGCGCGACTTCCGGTTCGGCGAAGACGAGCTGCGCTTCCTCCGAGACAACCATGTGGTCGATGCCGGCACGCTGACCTACCTGGAGGACTACCGGTTCACCGGCTCGATCCACGGGTACCGCGAGGGCGAGCTCTACTTCCCCGGCTCCCCCATCCTCACCGTCGAGGGGTCCTTCGCGGACGCCGTCGTGCTCGAGACGCTGGCGCTCAGCGTCATGAATCATGACTCCGCCGTGGCGACGGCCGCGTCGCGGATGAGCATCGCCGCCGGAGAGCGTCCGCTGTCGGAGATGGGATCCCGCCGTGCCGCCGAGATGTCGGCGGTCGCCGCGGCCCGCGCGGCGTACATCGCCGGGTTCAGCGCGACGAGCAATCTGGAGGCGGGCCGCCGCTGGGACATCCCCACGATGGGGACGGCGGCGCACTCCTGGACGCTTCTGCACGACACCGAGGAAGAGGCCTTCCGCGCGCAGATCGACAGTCTCGGCACCGACACGACACTGCTCGTGGACACCTACGACATCCGAGAGGGCGTCAACACGGCCATCCGCGTGGCGGGCACCGAACTGGGCGGCGTCCGCCTCGACTCCGGCGACCTGCCGACGGTCGCCGCCGCGGTGCGGACGCAGCTCGACGAACTCGGCGCGACGGGCACGAGGATCACCGTGACCAGCGACCTCGACGAGTATGCGATCGCCGCCCTCGCGGCATCGCCCGTCGACTACTACGGAGTCGGAACTTCCGTGGTGACGGGTTCCGGTTACCCGACGGCGGGGATGGTCTACAAGCTCGTGGCGAGGCAGGATGCCGACGGCGGCTGGGTCGCCGTCGCGAAGGCCTCGACGGACAAGGGGTCCAAGGGGGGACGCAAGGCGGCCTTCCGCGTCCTGCGGGACGGGGTGGCGACGTCGGAGACCGTCGTCGTCTCCGACGGCTTCGAGGCGCTGGGTAGCGCAGCGGAGCATCCGGACTCCCGGCCGCTCCAGGTCACCCTCGTCGACGAAGGCGACATCGACGCCTCATTCGAAGGCGCGGCAGGAACCGCGGCTGCCCGTGCACATCATCTGCAGGTGCGCGAGGAGCTCCCGGTGCGGGCGCTCGCCCTCAGCAAGTCCGACCCGGCGATCCCCACGGTGTTCCTGGACCGCGACTGA
- the murI gene encoding glutamate racemase, which produces MDAAPIGIFDSGVGGLTVARAIRAQLPRESFVYIGDTLHSPYGPKPIADVRRYALEVLDTLVDQGVKMLVIACNTASAAMLRDARERYDVPVVEVIGPAVRRAVSTTRNGRIGVIGTVGTIGSRAYQDMLEVNERLEVFTAACPRFVEFVEAGVTGTPEVIATAEEYLAPLRGADVDTLVLGCTHYPFLRGAISYVMGEGVSLVSSDDETAGDVYRQLMRRDLLAPPDATATYVYEATGASTGEFTALANRLMGAEIRDVQHVQTGVITIPDLTALDEHGAPDQKEHHV; this is translated from the coding sequence ATGGACGCGGCACCGATCGGCATCTTCGACTCCGGTGTCGGCGGGCTCACCGTGGCACGGGCCATCCGCGCGCAGCTGCCCCGCGAGTCGTTCGTCTACATCGGCGACACGCTGCACTCCCCATACGGGCCGAAGCCGATCGCCGATGTCCGTCGCTACGCGCTCGAGGTGCTGGACACGCTCGTCGATCAGGGCGTGAAGATGCTCGTGATCGCCTGCAACACCGCATCCGCCGCGATGCTGCGCGATGCGCGCGAACGGTACGACGTCCCCGTCGTCGAGGTCATCGGACCAGCCGTGCGGCGCGCCGTCTCGACCACTCGCAACGGGCGCATCGGCGTCATCGGCACCGTCGGCACGATCGGTTCGCGCGCCTATCAGGACATGCTCGAGGTCAACGAGCGCCTCGAGGTGTTCACCGCAGCCTGCCCGCGGTTCGTCGAGTTCGTCGAGGCCGGCGTCACGGGCACGCCGGAGGTCATCGCCACGGCGGAGGAGTACCTCGCCCCGCTGCGCGGGGCCGACGTCGACACGCTCGTGCTCGGATGCACCCACTACCCGTTCCTGCGCGGTGCCATCAGCTACGTCATGGGGGAGGGCGTCTCGCTCGTCTCCAGCGACGACGAGACCGCAGGAGACGTGTACCGGCAGCTCATGCGCCGCGATCTCCTCGCGCCGCCCGACGCCACCGCCACGTACGTCTACGAGGCCACCGGAGCCTCCACCGGGGAGTTCACCGCCCTCGCGAACCGGCTCATGGGCGCCGAGATCCGCGACGTCCAGCACGTGCAGACCGGCGTCATCACCATCCCCGACCTGACCGCGCTCGACGAGCACGGCGCTCCCGACCAGAAGGAACACCATGTCTGA
- a CDS encoding DUF3039 domain-containing protein, whose amino-acid sequence MSTPLDSPDQGGVATLDRELEELLNEENLEPGDHERFSHYVKKDKILESAISGRPVRALCGKKWTPGRDPEKFPICPTCKEIYESMMS is encoded by the coding sequence ATGAGTACTCCGCTGGACAGCCCGGATCAGGGTGGCGTGGCAACGCTCGATCGCGAGCTGGAAGAACTTCTCAACGAAGAGAATCTCGAGCCGGGCGACCACGAACGCTTCTCGCATTACGTCAAGAAGGACAAGATCCTCGAATCCGCGATCTCCGGGCGACCGGTGCGCGCGCTCTGCGGCAAGAAGTGGACCCCGGGACGCGACCCGGAGAAGTTCCCGATCTGCCCCACGTGCAAGGAGATCTACGAATCGATGATGAGCTGA
- the rph gene encoding ribonuclease PH — translation MSDIVRADGRATDQLREITIERGWSANAEGSALISFGGTKVLCTASFTNGVPRWLTGKGKGWVTAEYAMLPRATNSRNDRESVKGRIGGRTHEISRLIGRALRAVVDTKALGENTIVIDCDVLQADGGTRTAAITGAYVALADAIEWGRDKKFIGKNAVPLLDSVAAVSVGIIDGEPMLDLAYVEDVRAETDMNVVVTGRGLFVEVQGTAEGAPFDKRELDALLDLGVAGCADLKELQLKALA, via the coding sequence ATGTCTGACATCGTCCGCGCGGACGGCCGCGCCACCGACCAGCTCCGCGAGATCACGATCGAGCGCGGCTGGAGCGCGAACGCCGAGGGCTCGGCGCTGATCAGCTTCGGTGGCACCAAGGTGCTCTGCACCGCGTCGTTCACGAACGGCGTTCCCCGCTGGCTGACCGGCAAGGGCAAGGGGTGGGTGACGGCGGAGTACGCGATGCTGCCGCGTGCGACGAACAGCCGCAACGACCGCGAGAGCGTCAAGGGGCGCATCGGTGGCCGGACGCACGAGATCTCCCGCCTCATCGGTCGGGCGCTGCGCGCGGTGGTCGACACGAAGGCACTCGGTGAGAACACGATCGTCATCGACTGCGACGTCCTGCAGGCCGACGGTGGCACGAGGACTGCCGCCATCACGGGTGCGTACGTCGCTCTCGCCGATGCGATCGAGTGGGGGCGCGACAAGAAGTTCATCGGCAAGAACGCCGTTCCGCTGCTCGACTCGGTCGCCGCGGTGTCGGTGGGCATCATCGACGGCGAGCCCATGCTCGACCTGGCATACGTGGAGGACGTGCGCGCGGAGACCGACATGAACGTCGTCGTCACCGGGCGGGGCCTGTTCGTGGAGGTGCAGGGCACGGCGGAGGGCGCCCCGTTCGACAAGCGCGAGCTCGACGCGCTGCTCGACCTCGGCGTCGCCGGATGCGCCGACCTGAAGGAGCTGCAGCTGAAGGCACTCGCGTGA
- a CDS encoding NTP transferase domain-containing protein: MTLQTVILAAGMGSRLGRALPKPLTQLSDGRTIMQQQHENIRAAFGRDARITAVVGYRAETIIEAFPSVNYVHNERYDETNTSKSLLRALGATGKGGVLWMNGDVVFDPRILGRAIEFIERDQSFVTVNTSKVSDEEVKYTVTPEGFIKELSKTVKGGLGEAVGINYISSTHKKAFMRQLSRVDDQDYFERGLELAIAEDGLLLEPMDVSDLYAVEVDFAEDLERANLFV; the protein is encoded by the coding sequence GTGACTCTTCAGACCGTCATCCTCGCCGCCGGAATGGGCTCGCGCCTCGGCCGTGCGTTGCCGAAGCCGCTGACCCAGCTCAGCGACGGTCGGACCATCATGCAGCAGCAGCACGAGAACATCCGCGCCGCCTTCGGCCGCGACGCGAGGATCACCGCTGTCGTCGGCTACCGCGCCGAGACGATCATCGAGGCCTTCCCCAGCGTGAACTACGTGCACAACGAACGCTACGACGAGACGAACACCTCGAAGAGCCTGCTGCGCGCCCTCGGCGCCACCGGCAAGGGCGGCGTGCTGTGGATGAACGGTGACGTCGTGTTCGATCCCCGCATCCTCGGACGCGCCATCGAGTTCATCGAGCGGGACCAGTCGTTCGTCACCGTCAACACCTCGAAGGTGAGCGACGAAGAGGTCAAGTACACCGTCACGCCTGAAGGCTTCATCAAGGAGCTCTCCAAGACGGTCAAGGGCGGACTCGGCGAAGCAGTCGGCATCAACTACATCTCCTCGACGCACAAGAAGGCGTTCATGCGTCAGCTGTCGCGCGTCGACGACCAGGACTACTTCGAGCGCGGGCTCGAGCTCGCCATCGCCGAAGACGGGCTCCTCCTCGAGCCGATGGACGTCTCCGACCTGTACGCGGTCGAGGTCGACTTCGCAGAGGACCTCGAGCGGGCGAACCTGTTCGTCTGA